A stretch of Babylonia areolata isolate BAREFJ2019XMU chromosome 23, ASM4173473v1, whole genome shotgun sequence DNA encodes these proteins:
- the LOC143297716 gene encoding uncharacterized protein LOC143297716 produces MPMPKTDALCYADCVRCFYCGIGMKNWGPEDDIWESHAIWRGECEYLRCVKGETFVQNVLAGRDPALGRTEFNSGLNRSDGGPNNTTANGGSTGTCSGSSDARGNNTTSGGGSSNNNGEANTNEVVAATVNTNEVAATTTNETTATTTNETTATTTNEATAATTNETTAATTNETTAATTNETTTTNETTTTNETTTTNEATTTNETTAITTNEALAATVVRPKNKNVEKMFKCMICKNAKRELLFLPCGHMSMCSPCGARANKCPMC; encoded by the exons GTTACGCAGACTGTGTGAGGTGCTTTTATTGCGGAATTGGCATGAAAAATTGGGGCCCCGAAGACGACATTTGGGAGTCACACGCGATATGGAGGGGCGAGTGCGAATACCTGAGATGTGTAAAAGGGGAAACGTTCGTCCAGAACGTCTTGGCGGGAAGGGACCCGGCGCTCGGCCGCACAGAATTCAACTCCGGATTGAACAGGAGTGACGGGGGCCCCAACAACACCACTGCGAACGGTGGCTCAACCGGCACTTGCAGTGGGTCCAGCGACGCACGTGGAAATAACACTACGTCCGGCGGTGGGAGTTCCAACAACAACGGAGAAG CAAATACCAACGAGGTCGTCGCCGCCACAGTAAACACCAACGAGGTTGCCGCTACCACAACCAACGAGACCACCGCTACCACAACCAACGAGACCACCGCTACCACAACCAACGAGGCCACCGCTGCCACAACCAACGAGACCACCGCTGCCACAACCAACGAGACCACCGCTGCCACAACCAACGAGACCACCACAACCAACGAGACCACCACAACCAACGAGACCACCACAACCAACGAGGCCACCACAACCAACGAGACCACCGCTATCACAACCAACGAGGCCCTCGCCGCCACAGTAGTccggccaaaaaacaaaaatgtcgaGAAGATGTTCAAGTGCATGATCTGCAAAAATGCCAAAAGGGAACTCTTGTTTCTCCCTTGCGGTCACATGTCCATGTGTTCTCCATGCGGCGCTAGAGCTAACAAATGTCCTATGTGCTAA